The DNA window GATTTAGTAAGTAGGTCGCATAAGTAGATCGTTGCAATGGTTGATCTTTTAGTATACAACAAAATTAATGATTGatactttgatttttttttagaaaatttcttcacccacctcctaaccttcttgcccacccctggtgaatttaccacactaccccttgtttcggaagttcattttcgaaactgtactttttttcttaaaaaatgtgttttcggaaatgtatctccgaaaacgtgttttttttaatataacatattgatttcggagatgcatctccgaaataaagttacttttcagaaaatgtggtgtttcggaagttcatatccgaacgcaccccccttggagaattcggaaatgaacttccgaaaatatgtctggacagaataaaatgaaaaacaacaacaattcgctttatttaatcgggtgaagattacaacgataatattacataaaattaaagttagatattgttgaacacgggtaggtggggatgagagagtggtggggagaaaaaaaggcttccaaatttcaaaagatttttttattcttttaataaaaatacgtactactgtaagtaacaaatgacggaggaggtgtaaccggggccggaacatatgacggaggaggtggatgtccggaggaagaagaaccggaggtacgtccaccgcgagacaaaggagccaatcaatgtaagctatagtttatcattatcatcaggggacgtcattacaaaaaattgggaaaaaaatcttattatttttaatcttgattttttagaaatgacgtccccagatgataatgataaactatagcttacattgattggctcctttgtctcgcggtggacgtacctccggttcttcttcctccgaacatccacctcctccgtcatatgttccgaccccggttaccacttccaaaaactaacatgataaatccaatacaaaaacactgtgcgatacaatccgaaatcagaacaaaacaaaacaaaacacgtcaaacaaaacaaaaacatgttattctgcccgacgagggttacaaaatacacatcaaacaaaataaaaacacgttattcttcccgacgagcgaactcctccgaatgaagataattataccaatcctcatcccactcagtatcagaaccatcagcgttgatcacgcctgaaggctgagcctgcacgtccgagccatggacccccaggggacgagaagcagaaccagtcaaaagcttcttcttctccttcacctccttcacctccttcacctctttcacctccttctttgaagaaccctttcttcccttagcgccctctttagaagacgcagtcctgcgtgctggttggttgcctgacatgttcctgtaaacaattgaaaacgattaatatgcatagacaaaataaaaaacaaaaaaatttgaacttctgatacatttcggaagttcatttccgaaaactgggatgaaggtgttttcggaaatgaacttccgaaacacccctgcgatggagttttctgcaacttccatgacagacccctaaaccaaacttcaaaccaaatcaaaatgcttctaaacaacctaaatactactaacaacctaaccatatatcatttatgcaattaaaaccctaaataacatgcatcacaaaactagatctaaaaatttcaaaacttacaaagtgttaggattgagggcttttgaatgttgtttagcagtgtgattggagccttgatgcagctttggaattctgtttgcacaaattttcgcctttgccactttttgttttgatttagggtaaatgattgagggagggggagtgttttgataaatctgcagaaattgcagtatttcggaagtgaacttccgaaataatgttttcggaaatgaacttccgaaataagtcaattttttcaaaaaaagacgctttcggaaatgaacttccgaagcaggggtattttggaattttcgctgggggtgacccccatagggaggtggccaaagaaattttctttttttaagtcTCCACTAATATTTTTTCCTCAAAATCTTATTAAAAAGTTTTATCTTAGAAATTTCCATTTATTAAGTATTTAACAATTATGTTATTTGACCTATCATTAATCATTTTCAATGTTTATAttaatgtgtttttgaattcaaCGTATAATTAGGTCCTCatcttatatatattatattagagTTCAGTAAGATTTTATATACCTCATTAAGTGCTTGAAATAGTTATTCATATTCCTTTATATTCCTTTCTTTAATCAAATATTTACATTCGATATTTTTTGTACACTCCACTAAAATATTTACATTCGATGTTTCTTATACACTCCACTTAGTTCAAATCTATCTTTTTTTTCCCACACCCTTTCGCAAATTTTTATAtagattttttttcatatattggTGTGTAAGGATTGATACAGTATGGCAAAGTCTTTTGGCTTTGTCCACTGCATTCTTGATCTCTATTTTATATTCCTTATATTTTTCTTAACTTTCACAACTTTAACCGGTAGCCTTGGACTCCCTCGTCATTCACAAAACTAAGTAATGttgaatttttttaacatatatatttttaacaaaaCTCAACAATCTCCactttgattgaaaataatacgtaAATTTTCTTTGTCTTCACCAACAATCATACTTTATCATAAAGAGTattaacatgtatattttcaaccaatcttATCATTTAGCACAACTTTCACACTTGAAATCCAATAAATATGTAGTGTACTACAAATAAGTATTTGCATCATTAGCAAGATAAGACACAATAAAAAACATTCTAGCCTAGCTTTTTAGAAGGATTGCAACTTGTTTCAGACGGATGTCGAGAGTGTTTTTCTCCAAGGCGAATTAGATGAATAGGTTTATGTTGAGAAGTCATTAGGCTATCAAAAGTGTAACATGGATATAATGTACAAACTGATTTTTTTCCTTGTATGGTCTTAGACAAGCACTAATGGCTTGTTATAGCAACATAGTTTCTGTCAAGAAGGCTTTGTGAAATACTCATGATTAGATCATGTTTAATGAATTCAAGTAATTAGGAGTTGAAGTCAAGCAAGACATAAATGAAATCTTCATCCATCAACAAAAGtatgctattttttttttttttgcaaatgatgtactccctccgtcccatattataagtaaatttcacctttttagattcattcattaattaatgtatttagtcTATATACAgactaaatacattaattattgaatgaatctaaaaatgtgaaatttgcttataatatgggacggagggagtatagtCCAATGTTGCCAGGTGCAAGCTCTCCAAAGATGAATTATAGAAGAGTGTTGAAGTCAATATTTACAAGCAAATGGTAGTGTGTCTCATGTATCTCTTGGCAACTAGAATTGATATTGCCTACTTAGTTTTCTTGATTGCAAGATACCCGGAAAGACCAACAAAATTCACATGACAACTTTAAAAAGGATTATCAGGTACCTAAAATGAACATCTAGTTTTGCCTTCATGTAAGGAGGGGAAGCTTGTTGGATGACCATATACAAATAATGTAGAACACTTAGATGATAGAGAAGCACTTTAGGACATAATTTTATGTTTGGAACAAGAGCTATCTCATGGTCATTCAAAAAGAACCCTATTGTAACTATCTCCACCACAAACGATAACTCAAATAAGCTTTTGATAGCATTTGCCTAGGTGCATTATTGAAGAAAATTTTGATACAAATTGAAAGCAATCGAGAATGTTGCATTACCCTTCACTATAACAACAAACCTGTCTATCAAACTGTCTAAAAATTTAGTGATGCACGAAAGAGCAAACATAAAGGAGAGAGTCATTCAGGTTGTCCACGGTTCATCTCAAGACCAAATTGTTGACATTATGATCAAACCATTGACTTTAAAATccatttgcaagtttaaggatATAAGTGTAGGAAAATTCTTAGGTAAACTCAGTCATAAGAAATTCTTTTACATACAAGCGgtcacaaaattttaattaattaaaaaacaaatacaaaattTTCTCTCTTTCATAATCACAACTATGAACTACCCATAaatccaaataattttttttttaaaatttaaataaattaaaattttgctaacttcttattggttgttcctaagaaTATGAGGTGTTTCTATGCAAAAATTCATCATAAGTCGATAATGATTAAACTAAAATGTTGTATGTTCAGTTAAGAGGAGAATTTGTCATAGCTTAACTAATTTATTTGGCTAAGTTAAGTAAGGCAGTTAGTAGTTGCTAATTGTAATTGCATTCTATTAATAAAGCTTAAGTAAGACAGTTAGTAGTTGCTAATTGTAATTGCATTCTATTAATAAAGCTTGTTCACTAATGAGAATAAACAAGCATTCACGACATTTCCATAATTATATATGCAAAGTGCAATATACATTAATTAACTaatataattgcaaataaataattaattctataataaaaagtgaaaatatattattttaacacaagtttttatttttgttaaaattatatttcatCCTGTCCGCAACTCTTAACAAAATGTTAATTATGAACTTTGAttttctaaaacaaaaataaatatagataaatatttaaatgattaATGGCATGCTGAGGCACCTAAAATATCCGAATATTTTTACCAGAAAAAAAATCAGGACTACgagaataataattttttaccgacaaaatgtttattattagacatcctttcatttttattttttatttcacccccaaaattactattttttttgcttttcctttttcttttcaatatttCTGAATCCTTTAACGTTGGTGGATATCAACTTCCATTTCCCAGGTACCATAAGGATTAtcattatgtatttatatatatttgagtaaaaattgaaattgattgaaacctATTATCACATATGCTTTATTTACATTTTGTTGAAGAAAATGTGTTCTCTAATTTGCAATGCATAAGAGAAACACAGAATGAACATTAAATAATGTAATGTATCAAAAGTCAGCCATAAAATTAAATGTTAAACAGGCTATAAAAAATATCAACAAATGCATGAAATAATTGAATTTTTATCATGCCAATTTTGTATTTCCAAGCTGAAAATAATcgcaaaatgatgaattttattgATTGTAAAATTAATTTCTCTTCATAATTTCAGGATTGTCCCAATGGTTAAAGGATGATCAAGAAACACTTGAGGGAATTATCTCTGTCATTTGGGAATCAAACTTGTCCCGAAAATTCTCAAGAGCTCAGAAGAACCAAAACAGGTGCATATTCTTTTGTTGTGAACATGCATACATAAGTTTGAATTGTCTTTCTCGCACCTCAACTTCGATTTCATGCTTGGTTAAAGCTGTATTTGGATAGACGTCAATAGAGTTTTCTTGCATCCAAACGATTCTTTACAAAGGTCTTATCGAAGCAACATTTGTAGATTCAAGTGGACATGAAATATCACAGATAATGAACGAGAAAATAAATACTGTCTGAACACATTTTGACTCTCCAGAACATTAAGATTAAGAGAATAATATAAAACAAGATTTATTTCTCATTCTCATGCAGATATTGAAAACAACTTCTCGACAGTCCTACAGCTAATTAAGAGTGAAGgtgaaaggcaaaaagaagacAACTCGAGGAATGAGACAGAACTTGAGGGACTAGTCGAGGACATCTACAATCAGTATCAGTCACTGGACGTACCGTACGATCGTCTTACCAGAGTATATATGAAAGGAGCTCATCGTAGAATAAAGAGGGCTTCTTCCCTCTCTTGCTGTAGCTTAGACTCTGACTACTTATCTTCAGATGGCACAGAATTTCCAGATTTCAGCTCAAGATTATCACAAAGGGAACGTTATTCCCCATTAGTCAACACTTTTGAAGCTCTCGAGACTCAAAAATCAACAGAAACAAAtgaattagaagcaaatgaagtGAGACAGATACGCGCAAAGAATGCTGAGCTTGAAAAAGTACTGTCTGAGTTACATGAGAAACTCAAGAACAATGAGGAACGTgcaatgtccaaaacttcagatgCACTAAATGAAGAAAAAGTAACACGTTATAGAAATGAAGCATCGAAGCAAAAGAAGGAATTTACTGATAAAGTTAATGTTATGCAGCAAAATCTTGAGTCTGTATGCAACAAGAATACCGATTTAGAATCTCAACTAGAAAATCAGAGGGAAAAAGTTTcacaatatttgattcaaataaaaaacaTGGAGGAGAATTTGACTGAAACTGTTTCAACTAAACAGAATCTGCTAAAAGAGAAAGAATGTTTCATTGAAAGGATAAAGGAATTGGAATCTCAATGCAGCAAAGAAAAGGATTTGGAGGAACAGTTAAGAGACCTTGAGTCGTTACGCAACAAGAATACCGATTTAGAATCTCAACTAGAAAGTCAGAGGGAAAAAGTTTCACAATATTCGATTCAGATAAAAAACTTGGAGGAGAATTTGGCTGAAACTGTTTCAACTAAACAAAATCTGCTAAAAGAGAAGCAATGTTTCATTGAAAGGATAAAGGAATTGGAATCTCAATGCAGCAAAGAAAAGGATTTGGAAGAACAGTTAAGAGACCTTGAATCTGCATGCAACAAGAATACCGATTTAGAATATCAACTAGAAAATCAGAGGGAAAAAGTTTCACAAAGTTTGATTCGGATAAAAAACTTAGAGGAGAATTTGGCTGAAACTGTTTCAACTAAACAAAATCTGTTAAAAGAGAACCAATGTTTCATTGAAAGGATAAAGGAATTGGAATCTCAATGCAGCAAAGAAAAGGATTTGGAAGAACAGTTAAGAGATGCAATGTGGGAGATAAATGCTTTGCAAAAAAAGAAAAGCGAGTTGAAGTTACAAAATGAGCAAAGTCAAAAGGAAGATTCAGAAACGATAAAGAAGCTAACAGAAACCATTGATCTAACACACGAAGAGAATAAACATTCCAAAATGAATAAACAAATGATGGAaagaaaaatggaaagaaaaatgGGAGAATTGGCAGAAGGAATTCGACAAAAATTGGAAGACAATATACGCTTATTGCATCGGAGGGTCCATGTTGCAGAACTGCTGAATAACGAAAACAAAGACACTTACAAATCGACAAAGCAAAAGTACGAGGAAGAGAGCAAAATGTTTGAGGAAAAAATCGCTGATTATGAAGATG is part of the Vicia villosa cultivar HV-30 ecotype Madison, WI linkage group LG2, Vvil1.0, whole genome shotgun sequence genome and encodes:
- the LOC131652491 gene encoding COP1-interactive protein 1-like, coding for MIKKHLRELSLSFGNQTCPENSQELRRTKTDIENNFSTVLQLIKSEGERQKEDNSRNETELEGLVEDIYNQYQSLDVPYDRLTRVYMKGAHRRIKRASSLSCCSLDSDYLSSDGTEFPDFSSRLSQRERYSPLVNTFEALETQKSTETNELEANEVRQIRAKNAELEKVLSELHEKLKNNEERAMSKTSDALNEEKVTRYRNEASKQKKEFTDKVNVMQQNLESVCNKNTDLESQLENQREKVSQYLIQIKNMEENLTETVSTKQNLLKEKECFIERIKELESQCSKEKDLEEQLRDLESLRNKNTDLESQLESQREKVSQYSIQIKNLEENLAETVSTKQNLLKEKQCFIERIKELESQCSKEKDLEEQLRDLESACNKNTDLEYQLENQREKVSQSLIRIKNLEENLAETVSTKQNLLKENQCFIERIKELESQCSKEKDLEEQLRDAMWEINALQKKKSELKLQNEQSQKEDSETIKKLTETIDLTHEENKHSKMNKQMMERKMERKMGELAEGIRQKLEDNIRLLHRRVHVAELLNNENKDTYKSTKQKYEEESKMFEEKIADYEDEIRMLREKVLKLEADMSMEGEKMNLMKTVTQLESKMMKLEKKLKEKDDELVSLGENKKEAIRQLCFLTEFHRDRCLYMKDLMLDMRIKKMK